A genomic stretch from Salarias fasciatus chromosome 18, fSalaFa1.1, whole genome shotgun sequence includes:
- the LOC115406036 gene encoding myomegalin isoform X5, with amino-acid sequence MVLILDLKMKEACRICGRELCGNQRRWIFHPTAKLNLQVLLSHALGQDLTRDGRGEFACSKCTFMLDRMYRFDTVIARVEALSIERLQRLLQEKHRLRQCIGGLYRKTNQEDAAVTLTGADNGSGDGMVDISGLTHAKYCALLQEDLVYSLYESWAEDSLDCHHHHHPQCPTGPGSEVTGSHRCAPSTPRRCRGCSHLRVADSDYEAVCKVPRKLARSISCGPSTRYSASVIGGSMAEGGAGGDGKDVEDSDEPPSSLTLVPGSQDPSGTSDSDRTLAGRVSSSPSLASLETTEEYIQSSTITDGLLSSPKEPLEDRISDSLFEEPILDPHGKASPGPSLSLAVCLLQSYNVYRPVRSAKGSKLPVLHRRSPSNAGARPSFPDPVLGMSYGTPDCERDAHLLTPELETPLIRLSADVDPDLRLAEVEDLKDLYKEYPPPPPHQSLVEEQQSQLNQYECAAGQCVSELQKAQLQVQSLQVKIHESEANNMKLQEKLNEMECELRSLRQASQSQERTIQGLTESISTKDSEAQELYQLIEGQNTTLCKLQELAHRNQLSQCKTPAGVSESLVLAQLQGELVGVQSSLFSLGLELEASQRSLRQSQRQGDDLLSFKDRLNSDLQEALQHREVTEKHNQDLRCALQKIRSELEAKEAALKESEAERYAVVQEKDRSITQLRRSLQDKEQQLQDYSEMLDSAGSTKPRDTLLDKLRERIKDRDRALERSIDDKFRCLEEQESQVRGLQLALREKERDLERLRCILANNEETITSLDGLMRGKELELEQAAEAYRNLQWQKQQSEAKERNALREKDAIIAQLQAALQTRSQETQDLTAALIARVQASPSEVVEELKARLALKEKLFQELLSDRSRQSDEHQAQINDLLNTLGSKDQYLQDYSYRLSLVIDERTGQLQELRRLLSQREQELSQLRRDRERETGAENLLKEKEALIKELMQTRKEAVQPLSEDGEAEMRALQEEMQLVLKREKETQKELSALRSSLAHQQSGGASTEAADHHCVLEQLVFEYNQLNDALRAEKRLYQNLTQIHKSDSSSEKILALHTELDSVQALRGQLDEVLARTRSLALTLDRAAKRRADFGELSTEEEEEDEEEEGDNEDGSSDEFTDSIEDDEDNAAARSLSSNQAGGAEGVAGGLVRRALSQRAEVKQLEDANRTLEVELGEIKSQLEKDGYTSVAQMRSALHRLQQEYEALRESRERAEEDYESLNQDDQDEEEEEEEEEDTEEEDEEEEEEELCPVAVGKRGPPSVCLSDEPGKRHCMRPCSLDLRTSAPHLHQPQTEAGPAGDGGELGALWRDMDEGLREQSARLRSNLALSHQENRELQERLMVSEATVHAQAEQLKDYRDLLTETSVQQASKQVQVDLQDLGYETCGRSENEAEREDTSSPEFDDLEMCTSLSHHQDGEATGGGWYGGGSSSSSNRGTLEESASLQHLVQDLRAQLTRCHKVIRGLQLRVRSLSTTSDYASSLERTPRKVNWAFQTSPAPSALEEDEGWMSDTQAVRSESKPSAELQELVARVASLEAQLSSSGSKDQAEEGKCATWPGKYSTLIQTQARELSHLRQRMREGQGVGHILTQHLGDTTKAFEELLRANDIDYYMGQSFREQLAQSSALAQRVLTKISGRERTESHDDKTGHELLALRLSKELQQKDKIIESLHMKLQQRPETPSSCHALSETTDHSDRTSLVSDEYQTTEDVELCSDLDSREYQEEQRLQEPGLGPGPGPEPNGYDKALFTLPPPPHNQHDLSGYSHISHHAFQQYQPGGIADSHSMKSDPGLLAGGPLWDVESLVQPNVSFSAPSGHQASGSQAGVNLIEEHLREVKCLRQRLEESIRTNERLRQQLEEKLANTTRDGGAPTNIYIQGLDTVTQLSNEIRILKEENVALQSRLQASSDTGEEVAQLREAVFTARARLKQSELEAEQWKEELRRLQAHSQEQGQQIHSLRQERQAGQEKTNRLQHEVSLLQQQLCESRDLIHSLQSELHVYDRVCSSTSASKGYLCEVPGLPLELAELLGEVRSLRAQLQSSVQENSALKQLELHKQLEQKLGGGGSPRTPSLCALTASPQRESFYRRQLIHDPAPSPPVRDIGLFNCGSPGPPYSDLDDSHSTANDPLDPHSELEGEAPDGSYANRNGRHAIGHVDDFSALQQQVLEGRSLVQHMETTLQACLSPPLLEDCQRQGGEPLLDYACVKSLLSNTKTLRQILEEALSLLKMFWRAALPSTDPSVHNLKKEQCMQEEILSLKLRISEQEEVLKGTIQRLRSTSRTKESMEHFIVSQLSRTRDVLKKARTNLEKNEQRLSSLSSSSSSPDAGEDSGGAAGDRPADRGHLKDGGALGASWAPGVSGSAAIRPPAARKRSSEYLL; translated from the exons ATGGTTTTAATCCTTGATCTCAAGATGAAGGAGGCGTGCCGCATCTGTGGACGTGAGCTCTGTGGGAACCAGCGGCGATGGATCTTCCACCCCACCGCCAAGCTCAAcctgcaggtgctgctgtcCCACGCCCTGGGCCAAGACCTGACCCGGGACGGCAGAGGGGAGTTCGCCTGCTCCAAGTGCACCTTCATGCTGGACCGCATGTACCGCTTTGACACCGTCATCGCCCGCGTGGAGGCTCTGTCCATcgagaggctgcagaggctccTCCAGGAGAAGCACCGGCTCAGGCAGTGCATCGGCGGGCTCTACCGGAAGACCAACCAGGAGGACGCCGCTGTGACTCTGACTGGAGCCGACAACGGGTCGGGAGATGGCATGGTGGATATTTCAGGTCTAACTCATGCCAAGTACTGCGCCCTTCTCCAGGAGGACCTGGTCTACTCTCTGTATGAGTCCTGGGCTGAAGACAGCCTGGACtgccaccatcaccaccaccctCAGTGTCCGACAGgcccagggtcagaggtcacaggctCACACCGCTGTGCTCCCAGCACTCCCCGGAGGTGCCGCGGCTGTTCCCACTTGCGAGTGGCGGACTCCGACTATGAAGCGGTCTGCAAGGTGCCCAGGAAGTTGGCACGGAGCATCTCGTGTGGGCCGTCAACCAGATATTCGGCCAGTGTTATCGGAGGGAGCATGGCTGAAGGAGGCGCAGGTGGAGACGGCAAAGATGTGGAAGATTCAGACGAGCCCCCCTCTTCTCTGACTCTGGTTCCGGGGTCTCAGGACCCCTCGGGGACATCAGACAGCGATCGAACCCTGGCTGGCCGAGTTAGCTCCAGCCCGTCTTTGGCTTCCCTGGAGACGACTGAGGAATACATTCAATCCAGCACCATAACAGATGGCCTGCTGAGTTCCCCCAAGGAGCCATTAGAAGACCGGATATCTGACTCCCTGTTTGAGGAGCCCATCCTAGACCCTCACGGCAAAGCCTCGCCTGGACCCAGCCTCTCTTTGGCTGTCTGCTTGTTGCAGAGTTACAATGTTTACCGGCCGGTCCGCAGCGCTAAAGGAAGCAAGCTGCCAGTCTTGCACCGGAGAAGCCCCAGTAACGCAGGCGCCAGGCCGAGCTTCCCCGACCCTGTCCTGGGGATGTCCTACGGGACCCCAGATTGTGAAAGAGACGCCCACTTACTGACACCGGAGCTGGAAACTCCACTTATCAGGCTGAGCGCTGATGTGGATCCAGATCTGAGACTGGCTGAGGTGGAGGATTTGAAAGATTTGTACAAAGAGTatcctcccccgcctccccaccag AGCcttgttgaagagcagcagagccagcTGAACCAGTACGAGTGTGCGGCCGGGCAGTGTGTCAGTGAGCTGCAGAAGGCTCAGCTGCAGGTTCAATCCCTGCAGGTCAAGATCCACGAGAGCGAGGCCAACAATATG aagctgcaggagaagctgaaCGAGATGGAGTGTGAGCTGCGATCGCTCCGTCAAGCCTCTCAGAGTCAGGAGAGAACCATCCAGGGCCTGACCGAGTCcatcagcaccaaggacagcgag GCGCAGGAGCTGTACCAGCTGATCGAAGGGCAGAACACCACCCTGTGTAAACTACAAGAACTGGCTCATCGTAACCAGCTCTCTCAGTGCAAG ACTCCAGCGGGGGTCAGCGAGTCCTTGGTGCTGGCGCAGCTGCAGGGTGAGCTGGTGGGAGTGCAGAGCTCGCTGTTCTCCctgggcctggagctggaggccagCCAGAGGAGTCTGAGGCAGAGCCAGAGGCAGGGAGACGACCTGCTGAGCTTCAAGGATCGGCTCAACTCCGACCTCCAGGAGGCCCTGCAGCACCGGGAGGTCACCGAGAAGCACAACCAGGACCTGCGCTGCGCCCTGCAGAAGATCCGCTCCGAGCTGGAGGCCAAAGAAGCGGCTCTGAAAGAGAGCGAAGCGGAGAGATACGCCGTGGTGCAGGAGAAAGACCGCAGCATCACGCAGCTCAGGCGCTCTCTGCAGGACAAGGAGCAGCAGTTGCAG GACTACTCGGAGATGCTGGATTCAGCAGGAAGCACCAAACCCAGAGATACTCTGCTGGACAAGCTGAGGGAGCGCATTAAAGACCGAGACAGAGCTCTGGAG CGCTCTATCGATGACAAGTTCCGGTGtttggaggagcaggagagtcaGGTGAGGGGGCTGCAGCTCGCCCTGAGGGAGAAGGAGCGAGATCTGGAGAGGCTGCGCTGCATCCTGGCCAACAACGAGGAGACCATCACG agTCTTGACGGTTTGATGCGGGGTaaagagctggagctggagcaggctGCAGAGGCCTACAGGAACCTCCAGtggcagaagcagcagagcgagGCGAAGGAGAGGAACGCTCTGCGGGAGAAGGACGCCATCATCGCCCAGCTGCAGGCAGCCCTGCAGACACGCAGCCAGGAGACACAG GATCTGACGGCCGCCCTCATCGCCCGGGTTCAGGCCAGTCCCtctgaggtggtggaggagctgaaggctcGGCTGGctctgaaggagaagctcttccAGGAGCTGCTGTCGGACCGCAGCCGGCAGTCCGACGAGCATCAAGCGCAGATCAACGACCTGCTCAACACCCTCGGCTCCAAGGATCAGTATCTGCAG GACTACTCCTACCGGCTCTCCTTAGTGATCGACGAGCGGACCggccagctgcaggagctgcgcagGCTGCTGTCCCAGCGAGAGCAGGAGCTGAGCCAGCTGAGGCGGGACCGGGAGAGAGAGACCGGCGCCGAGAATCTGCTCAAAGAGAAGGAAGCTCTCATCAAG GAGCTGATGCAGACTCGGAAAGAGGCCGTGCAGCCGCTTTCAGAGGACGGCGAGGCTGAGATGAGggccctgcaggaggagatgcAGCTGGTGCTGAAAAGGGAGAAAGAGACTCAG AAGGAGCTCTCTGCACTGCGCTCGTCTCTGGCTCATCAGCAGTCAGGAGGCGCCTCGACAGAAGCTGCTGATCATCAC tgtgttctgGAGCAGCTGGTGTTCGAGTACAACCAGCTGAACGACGCGCTGAGGGCAGAGAAGAGATTGTACCAGAATCTCACTCAGATTCATAAGAGTGACAG cagctcagagaagaTCCTGGCCCTCCACACAGAGTTAGATTCGGTTCAGGCGCTCCGCGGACAGCTGGACGAGGTCCTGGCTCGGACCCGTAGCCTGGCCCTGACGCTGGACAGGGCGGCCAAAAGACGGGCCGACTTTGGAG AGCTcagcactgaggaggaggaggaggatgaggaggaggaaggagacaaCGAGGATGGCAGCAGCGACGAGTTCACGGACAGCATCGAGGATGACGAGGATAACGCGGCTGCCAGAAGTTTGAGCTCCAACCAG GCCGGTGGAGCGGAGGGCGTGGCCGGCGGCCTGGTGAGGAGGGCGCTGTCTCAGAGGGCTGAGGTCAAGCAGCTGGAAGACGCCAACAGAACCCTGGAAGTGGAGCTCGGGGAGATCAAGTCCCAGCTGGAGAAGGATGGCTACACCTCTGTGGCCCAGATGAG GAGCGCCCTgcacaggctgcagcaggagtaCGAGGCTTTGAGGGAAAGCCGGGAACGGGCCGAGGAGGATTACGAGAGCCTGAATCAAGAcgaccaggatgaagaggaggaggaggaggaggaggaggatactgaagaggaagatgaggaggaggaagaggaggaattaTGTCCAGTGGCAGTGGGGAAGCGAGGCCCTCCGTCGGTCTGTCTGAGCGATGAGCCGGGGAAGAGGCACTGCATGAGGCCGTGCTCTCTGGACCTGAGGACCAGCGCGCCTCACCTCCACCAGCCCCAGACG GAGGCGGGACCGGCCGGCGACGGCGGCGAGCTGGGAGCGCTCTGGCGGGACATGGACGAGGGTCTGCGTGAGCAGTCGGCCCGTCTGCGCTCCAATCTGGCCCTGAGCCACCAGGAGAACCGGGAGCTGCAGGAGCGGCTGATGGTGTCCGAGGCCACGGTGCACGCTCAGGCCGAGCAGCTGAAGGACTACAGGGACCTGCTGA CGGAGACTTCCGTCCAGCAGGCCAGCAAGCAGGTGCAGGTGGACCTCCAGGATCTGGGCTATGAGACCTGCGGCCGCAGCGAGAACGAGGCGGAGCGGGAAGACACCAGCAGCCCGG AGTTTGACGACCTGGAGATGTGCACGTCGCTGTCCCACCATCAGGACGGCGAGGCGACGGGCGGCGGCTGgtacggcggcggcagcagcagcagcagtaaccgAGGGACGCTGGAGGAGTCGGCGTCCCTCCAgcacctggtccaggacctcCGCGCTCAGCTGACCCGCTGCCACAAAGTGATCCGCGGCCTGCAGCTGCGCGTGCGCTCCCTGTCCACCACCAGCGACTACGCCTCCAGCCTCGAGCGCACGCCCCGAAAG GTGAACTGGGCCTTCCAGACCTCGCCGGCCCCCAGCGCCCTGGAGGAGGACGAAGGCTGGATGTCTGACACTCAGGCCGTTCGCTCTGAATCCAAACCCAGcgcggagctgcaggagctggtggCGCGAGTCGCCTCCCTGGAGGctcagctgagcagcagcggcagcaaaGACCAAGCAGAGGAGGGGAAATGTGCCACCTGGCccgg GAAGTACAGCACTCTGATCCAGACTCAAGCTCGTGAGCTGTCCCACCTGCGGCAGAGGATGAGAGAGGGCCAGGGAGTCGGACACATCCTGACCCAACACCTTGGAGACACCACCAAg GCctttgaggagctgctgcggGCCAACGACATTGATTACTACATGGGTCAGAGCTTCAGGGAGCAGCTGGCTCAGAGCTCGGCGCTGGCACAGAGAGTGCTCACCAAGATCAGTGGAC GAGAACGAACAGAGAGCCACGATGATAAGACGGGACACGAGTTACTGGCCCTGCG GCTGAgcaaagagctgcagcagaaggaTAAAATCATCGAGTCGCTCcacatgaagctgcagcagcgtccCGAGACGCCGTCCAGCTGCCACGCCCTCTCCGAGACCACCGACCACTCGGACAGGACCTCCCTGGTGTCCGACGAGTACCAAACCACCGAGGATGTGGAGCTGTGCTCGGATCTGGACTCCAGAGAAtaccaggaggagcagcggctgcaggagccaggactgggaccgggaccgggaccagaacccAACG GTTACGACAAGGCTCTGTTCAccctccctcccccgccccACAACCAGCACGATCTCTCAGGCTACAGCCACATATCCCATCATGCCTTTCAACAGTACCAGCCGGGCGGCATCGCCGACAGCCACTCCATGAAGTCCGACCCGGGCCTGTTGGCCGGGGGGCCTTTGTGGGACGTGGAGAGCTTAGTTCAGCCGAATGTGAGCTTTTCTGCTCCGTCTGGACATCAAGCGAGCGGAAGCCAAGCAG GGGTGAATCTGATAGAGGAGCACCTGCGGGAGGTGAAGTGTCTCCGGCAGCGTCTGGAAGAGTCCATCAGGACCAATGAGAGGCttcggcagcagctggaggagaagctggccAACACCACGCgtgatggag GGGCGCCAACAAACATCTACATCCAGGGTTTGGACACCGTCACTCAACTGTCCAACGAGATCCGGATCCTGAAGGAAGAAAATGTGGCTCTGCAGTCTCGCCTGCAGGCCAGCTCAG ACACAGGCGAGGAGGTGGCGCAGCTGCGGGAGGCGGTGTTCACAGCGCGGGCCCGGCTGAAGCAGTCCGAGCTGGAGGCCGAGCAGTggaaggaggagctgaggagactGCAGGCTCACAGCCAGGAGCAGGGCCAGCAGATCCACTCCCTGAGGCAGGAGCGACAGGCCGGCCAGGAGAAAACCAACAG GCTTCAGCACGAGGtgtccctgctgcagcagcagctctgtgagagCAGAGACCTCATCCACTCGCTGCAGAGCGAGCTGCACGTCTACGATCGAGTGTGTTCCAGCACAAGCGCCAGCAAAG GCTACCTGTGCGAGGTGCCGGGCCTGCCGCTGGAGCTGGCCGAGCTGCTGGGGGAGGTGCGGAGTCTGCGAgcccagctgcagagcagcgtcCAGGAGAACAGCGCCCTcaagcagctggagctccacaagcagctggagcagaagcTGGGGGGCGGCGGCTCCCCCCGCACGCCGTCCCTCTGCGCCCTCACTGCCAGCCCGCAGAGGGAGAGCTTCTACCGGCGCCAGCTGATTCACG ACccagctccgtctcctccagtcAGGGACATTGGTCTGTTTAACTGTGGATCTCCCGGTCCCCCCTACTCAGACCTGGACGACAGCCATAGCACTGCCAATG ACCCCCTGGACCCCCACTCTGAGCTGGAGGGGGAGGCCCCCGACGGATCGTACGCCAACCGCAACGGTCGCCACGCCATCGGCCACGTGGACGACTTCAgcgcgctgcagcagcaggtcctggagggccgcagtcTCGTCCAGCACATGGAGACCACCCTGCAGGCCTGCCTGAGCCCGCCGCTGCTGGAGGACTGCCAGAGGCAGGGCGGCGAGCCG CTCCTGGACTACGCGTGCGTGAAGAGTCTCCTGTCCAACACCAAGACTCTGAGGCAGATCCTGGAGGAGGCCTTGTCTCTGCTCAAGATGTTCTGGAGAGCGGCGCTTCCCAGCACCGACCCCTCTGTTCACAACCTCAAGAAG GAGCAGTGCATGCAAGAGGAGATCTTGTCCCTGAAGCTGCGGATTTCCGAGCAGGAGGAAGTCCTGAAGGGGACGATCCAGAGACTGAGGAGCACCAGCCGCACCAAGGAGAGCATGGAGCACTTCATAGTCAGCCAGC TGTCAAGGACTCGTGATGTGCTGAAGAAAGCCAGGACGAACTTGGAG AAGAACGAGCAGAGGctctcctctctcagctcctcctcttcctctcccgaTGCCG GTGAGGACTCAGGAGGTGCTGCCGGAGACCGGCCTGCTGATCGCGGTCACCTGAAGGACGGCGGGGCTCTGGGGGCCTCCTGGGCTCCAGGGGTCTCCGGGTCTGCAGCCATTCGGCCCCCGGCAGCGAGGAAACGCAGCAGCGAATACCTTCTTTAG